Below is a window of Streptomyces sp. NBC_00223 DNA.
GGAAGACGGTGATTTCGTTGGTCTTGCCGTCCACCTCGCGCTGGGCGGTGACCAGGCCGGTGCCGGTCATCGCGGCAAGGAGGTGGACTTGGCTGCCGTCCGCGCGGCGGGCGCCCCGCACCGTCTTTCCGTCCACGGCCAGGGAACGCCGGGACTGCTTGAACAGGTCCTGGTCCCTCGGTGTGCGGCCGGGGTCCCGAGCGGCGAGCCAGGTGCCGATCGCGTTGTCGAGTGCGTTGCCGTCGATGCGTTGCAGGATTCGGCGCACGGTGGCCTCGGCCGGAGCGGTCGGGCCGCTGGGTTCCCGGTTCGGGCCGCCGAGGGCGGCAAGCACGGTGGCCGGGGCGTCTGCGGCCCACTCCGCGATCGCGGTCAGGGATCTCGCGCCGGCCAGCACCGCGCAGGCGGTCAGCGCGAGGACGAAGGCGAGGGGATGGCGGCGGCCCTTGGCCCGGCGCGGATCGGGTACCACGGCGAGACAGTCCAGCAGTTCCGGATGTTCCTCGGGCGCGGGAGGCCGGGCGGTAGTGAGCTGGCCCAGACTGGCAGGGATGGGCGATGATGAGCGGCCAGGCACGGTCTTCCGTTGCGGTGATCAGGGACTCGACACCTCATGATCACCCGGAGGCCGTGCCTGCCTCCGTTCCGGCCCGGTCTACGGATATGGCGGCCAGCCCAGCCACATGAATCGCCATCAAGCCGGTCAGACCGTCTGAACGACGCCGCCCTGCCGACAGCCCAGGTCGGCGAATCTCCACAGCCGCCTCCAGTACGAGATCCCGGACACGGTTCCCAGGCGCGGGCTCCCGGGGTCCGATTTAAGGACCAGGAACGTGATCCTGGTCGCGGGGACCGCACCCGCGTTGGAGCCGTGCGGGGTCGACGACTACAAGTTCGACGAATATCCCAGCCAATCAGGCAGCCAGGCCGTGACGCTCGCTTCTGCCGTCGGCCTGACTTTCCTTCGCCCGACGCTCCAGCCCGAGCAGCCGCAGGAGGTCCGCCGTCACGACCCGGTAGGCGTTCCCGAGCTTGAGCACCTTGACCGGGTACTCCCCTTGCTTGGCGAGCCCATACCCGGTGGAGCGTCCGATCCGCAGCGCACGGTTCGCGGTGTCGAGGTCGATGACCGCCGGCAGGTCGAGAAGTTCTTCACCCGTCAGTCCCCGCACCCCATGGGACGAGTTGAGTGCTTTCACGATGACCTCCTGGTGCTTGCTGGTGCCCTGTGCGCGGGGAAGGTGTATCACAGAGTTGCAGATGCACTTTTCTTGATCGTAGAGTGCGGTCATGACATCAGATCAATGGCCAGCAGTGTTCACCGCACGCGTGGTCCAGGCGATGCGCGAGGCACGGCAAGCCGCCGGCCTCACCATGAGCGGCCTGGCCCAGGGCTGCGCCGACCGCGGGCACCCCGAGATCACCGAGCAGACCGTCAAGAACCTGGAGACCGGACGCCGGGCCGGCATGACGATCGCCGACTTCGTCGTCCTGGCCGACGTCCTCGGCGTCCCGCCGGTCACCCTCCTCTTCCCCATCGGCACCAACGCCACCGTCGAAGTCCTGCCGGGCCGTGAGATCTCCACCTGGGAGGCCCTCGCCTGGTTCACCGGCGAAACCCCCACCGACCAGTCGGCACCCCAGGGCATTGCCCGCGACCTGCTCGACCTCTTCCGCAGCCACGGCGATCTCGTCGCCGCCGCCACCGCCTCCAACGCCCTGGCCAAGGAGCGTCGGCGCGAGGCCAGCACCACCCTGGACCGCGCCCGCAGAGCCGCCCTCCTGGAACGCGCAGCCGGTTACGAGGAGCACGCCTTCGAAGACTGCGCCGACCTGCGCGCCTTCCGCACCCGGATGCGCGAGCGCGACCTCGTACCCCCGCCCCTCCCCGCCGACCTCGCGTTCGTCGACCAGCCCGACATCCCGACCCACCCGGAGGACGGCCCCAAGTGAGCGGAACGACCACACGGCGGTGCTCATGCCGCGACCCCGAGACCGGGAAGAACTACGGCAAGGCATGCCCGAAGTTGTCCAGCAAGCGGCACGGCACCTACGCCGTGCGCCACGAACTGCCCGCCCGCCAGGACGGCACCCGGCGCGAATACCGCCGCTCGGGCTTCACCACCGCCACCAAGGCCACCGAAGAACTGGACAAGGTCCGGGCTCTGCTGGCCATACCCGACGAGGACGACCCCGCCGGGCAGTTGCTCATCAGCGACCTGCTGGAATCCTGTGCCCGCGGCAAGGAGCCGCTGCCCGACTACGACGAGACCCGGCGCCGGTTCGCCACCGGCCAGGCCCTCAACGCGAAGACCACCGTCGCCGAATGGCTCGACCTGTGGCTCGCGGGCCGCAAGCGGCTGCGGCCGACCGGACTCAAGCGCTACGAGCTGGACGTGCGCGTCCACCTCAAGCCGCACCTGGGCCACCTGCGGCTGGACAAGCTCCGGGTGCACCACCTGGACACGATGTTCGACGCCATCAACGAGGCCAACATCGAAATCGGCGAGCAGAACACGCAGCGGCGGGCCGCTATCACGCAGTTCCGGGCGACCTCACGCAAGGGTGCGGACGGCCGCGCTCAGCGTGCCGCACTCCAGGAGACGATCGACGCCATGCCACCCTTCCGCCGGGTCACCGGGGCGAGCACCCAGCAGCACATCAAGGCCACCCTGCGCGCCGCGCTGAACGTGGCCATCGCCCAGCAGGCCATGCCGAACTTCAACCCCGCCGAGCATGTCGAAGTGGAGCCCGGTGCCAAGCCGAAGGCGCTGGTGTGGACCGACGAGCGCCTTGCCCACTGGCAGGCCACCAGCGAGAAGCCCTCCCCGGTCATGGTGTGGACCCCGGAACAGACCGGGCGCTTCCTCGACTTCATCGCCGACGACCGCCTTTACGGCCTGTGGCACCTCATCGCCTTCCGGGGCCTTCGGCGCGGTGAAGCCTGCGGGCTGCGGTGGATGGACCTCAACTGGGCCGGCTCCTCGCTCGCCGTGGCCACCCAACTCGTCCAGGACGGCTGGGAGATCATCGAAGGCGCACCCAAGACGAACTCCGGAGTGCGCACCATCGCGCTCGACACCGAGTCCATCACCTACCTGCGCGACCACAAGAAGCGGCAGGCCGCCGAGCGTGCCCAGTGGGGGACCTCCTGGAAGCTGACCGGGCGCATCTACACCCAGGAGGACGGCTCCTGGCTCCACCCCGGCAAGGTCTCCGACCTCTTCGAGCGCCTGGTCGCCACCGCCGGACTGCCCCCGGTCCGCCTCCACGACCTGCGCCACGGCGCCGCGACCCTCATGCTCGCCGCCGGCATCGACATCAAGGTCGTCTCCGACACCCTCGGCCACTCCGACACCCGCATCACCCGCGACATCTACCAAGCCGTCCTCGACGACCTCGCCCGCGCCGCCGCCGAAGCCGTCAT
It encodes the following:
- a CDS encoding helix-turn-helix domain-containing protein yields the protein MTSDQWPAVFTARVVQAMREARQAAGLTMSGLAQGCADRGHPEITEQTVKNLETGRRAGMTIADFVVLADVLGVPPVTLLFPIGTNATVEVLPGREISTWEALAWFTGETPTDQSAPQGIARDLLDLFRSHGDLVAAATASNALAKERRREASTTLDRARRAALLERAAGYEEHAFEDCADLRAFRTRMRERDLVPPPLPADLAFVDQPDIPTHPEDGPK
- a CDS encoding tyrosine-type recombinase/integrase; the protein is MSGTTTRRCSCRDPETGKNYGKACPKLSSKRHGTYAVRHELPARQDGTRREYRRSGFTTATKATEELDKVRALLAIPDEDDPAGQLLISDLLESCARGKEPLPDYDETRRRFATGQALNAKTTVAEWLDLWLAGRKRLRPTGLKRYELDVRVHLKPHLGHLRLDKLRVHHLDTMFDAINEANIEIGEQNTQRRAAITQFRATSRKGADGRAQRAALQETIDAMPPFRRVTGASTQQHIKATLRAALNVAIAQQAMPNFNPAEHVEVEPGAKPKALVWTDERLAHWQATSEKPSPVMVWTPEQTGRFLDFIADDRLYGLWHLIAFRGLRRGEACGLRWMDLNWAGSSLAVATQLVQDGWEIIEGAPKTNSGVRTIALDTESITYLRDHKKRQAAERAQWGTSWKLTGRIYTQEDGSWLHPGKVSDLFERLVATAGLPPVRLHDLRHGAATLMLAAGIDIKVVSDTLGHSDTRITRDIYQAVLDDLARAAAEAVIRLVPRNRTKGGTSRPMEPVRRMPGMTRPRQNEQQADDHGA